A window of Longispora fulva contains these coding sequences:
- a CDS encoding non-ribosomal peptide synthetase translates to MRPGARRHRAAAVTGLLCDLVTEQAARTPDAVAVRQWDTTVTYRELVGRAAGLAVALQAHGVGPEVRVGVCGRRVPAMLSAVLGVQLAGGAYVPLDPSHPAGRRALMLADAGITVAVVDDAGAEALAGTGLTLLRVPVDAADEPPVNAATPDNVAYVMYTSGSSGQPKGVVVAHRTAAHFARSTAEIFALGGDCRSIGFAALGFDVSVLDFYPPLSRGGSIAFIPDADRIDATRLQRFLEEHRVTWGVLPPALLPLLHPDRLPDLRHALTAGESPGPDQVARWSAPPDRRFFNWYGPTECSCIVVGTEVTGTWSTTPPIGFPLPDCAAYVLDENLLPCPDGVPGELVIGGPHVVRGYLDRPGLTADRFVPDPFGDVPGARLYRTGDRVVRGPEHGIVHLGRLDRQVKVSGQRVELGEIEAVLRGLPGVAQAVADVTDSVLVAYLTPDDAPDLTALRALCGDRLPGYMIPTRVVRLAALPLNTSGKVDLAALRSHASAPVTGDRAPGTPLEHAVARAWSRVLGVAAPGLDDDFFASGGHSLLAMRLVEAVRADPGRAVTVEDVFVGRTLGGLADRAEKAAAHVDLPVRPGQPPAMSGAQRRVWFVDRLAGDTPAYNIAFAERLHGPVDPAALGRALRAVTARHEVLRWRFPDTAGAPYVAVDPVGPAVPVPVDDAPDPERWLRDQALRHFDLANDALWRVRLLRIGDDGYLLALTVHHTVFDGWSQQLFYRDLAAAYAAELAGDAPQLGALPATFADYVAWQAERERSDAELDWWTARLAGAPTVLDLPRDLPRPAVQTFRGAGTRAPLDATGTVRALAARLGTTPYVVLLAAFAQLLRRLTGEKDLIIGVPVADRGHPAFEPMIGFCVDTVPLRLTVDDTADFAGHVRACAETLTAALARAATPLERIVTALGVERDLTRNPLVQVLFNMYNFAQPRLELPGVTAEPVPAGLPGSLFDLTLYLSENADGWDLQAVYNPDLYHAGRIGALLDSYTRLVGDLVGTPGAPVGTASTRGSGALVRDASTQGTGAVALPDPADPLPRWDGPGIVERIAAVAEAHPDAVAVTGAGGGLDYRRLVDLQRATTAAVTAAGIAPGQAVGVLATRDVQLPGLLLGVLASGARWAVLDATLPAARLAAQVRAAGCVALLACPGVTPPAELAALPLLAVDAAAVGSGVEADGRGYLSFTSGTTGEPKAVLTGERPLAHFLDWYPSHFGLGRDDRFALLAGLGHDPLLRDVFTPLVLGATLHVPPGDLPRDPVRLAAWLAAEGVTVAHLTPQLARVLAAVPGASAPALRLIACGGDQLTYGDVARLRGYAPAARVVNLYGTTETPQAQAHHQPTAGHPATGPVPVGRGIDGVALLVLGPAGQPAGIGELGEVVIRSRHLATGYVTAGELDDDRSRSRFTPTRPSDAEDRMYQTGDLGRYGPDGEVVLAGRDDDQVKIRGYRLELGEVEAALLAHPNVRTAAVVAETEQGELVLRGYAVPTAAGLTVEALRAHLGTLLPGHAVPATVTLLPALPLTPNGKVDRSALPRPTSRPAASVADAPATATERLIAGTWCEVLGLPRVGTADNFFEIGGHSLAIAAVQARLTTLLERDVDILDLFRHPNIRALGAHLDGTTRTPGLDRAAQRVAARRDRTRRTTTVRAAGDEKGRDA, encoded by the coding sequence GTGCGACCCGGAGCCCGCCGACACCGGGCGGCGGCCGTGACCGGGCTGCTGTGCGACCTGGTCACCGAGCAGGCGGCCAGGACCCCCGACGCCGTGGCGGTACGGCAGTGGGACACCACCGTGACGTACCGGGAACTCGTCGGTCGGGCCGCCGGACTCGCCGTCGCGCTCCAGGCACACGGCGTCGGCCCGGAGGTGCGGGTCGGCGTGTGCGGCCGGCGGGTACCGGCCATGCTCAGCGCCGTCCTCGGCGTGCAGCTCGCCGGGGGCGCGTACGTGCCCCTCGATCCGTCGCACCCGGCCGGACGCCGCGCCCTGATGCTCGCCGATGCCGGGATCACCGTCGCCGTGGTCGACGACGCGGGGGCCGAGGCCCTGGCCGGCACCGGGCTGACTCTGCTGCGCGTGCCCGTAGACGCCGCCGACGAGCCGCCGGTCAACGCCGCGACCCCGGACAACGTCGCGTACGTCATGTACACGTCGGGATCCAGCGGGCAGCCGAAAGGCGTCGTCGTCGCGCACCGCACCGCCGCGCACTTCGCCCGGTCCACGGCGGAGATCTTCGCCCTGGGCGGCGACTGCCGCAGCATCGGGTTCGCGGCCCTGGGCTTCGACGTGTCGGTCCTCGACTTCTACCCGCCGCTGTCGCGCGGCGGGTCGATCGCGTTCATCCCCGACGCCGACCGGATCGACGCCACCCGGCTGCAACGGTTCCTCGAAGAGCACCGGGTGACGTGGGGCGTGCTGCCCCCGGCACTGCTGCCGCTGCTGCACCCCGACCGGCTGCCCGACCTGCGGCACGCCCTGACGGCCGGCGAGTCCCCCGGACCCGACCAGGTCGCCCGGTGGTCCGCGCCCCCGGACCGGCGCTTCTTCAACTGGTACGGGCCGACCGAGTGCTCCTGCATCGTCGTCGGCACCGAGGTCACCGGCACCTGGTCGACCACCCCGCCGATCGGGTTCCCGCTGCCGGACTGCGCGGCGTACGTCCTCGACGAGAACCTGCTGCCCTGCCCCGACGGCGTCCCCGGCGAACTCGTCATCGGCGGCCCGCACGTGGTGCGCGGCTACCTCGACCGCCCCGGGCTGACCGCCGACCGGTTCGTGCCGGACCCGTTCGGGGACGTGCCCGGGGCCCGGCTGTACCGGACCGGCGACCGGGTCGTCCGGGGACCCGAACACGGGATCGTCCACCTCGGACGGCTCGACCGGCAGGTCAAGGTGTCCGGGCAGCGGGTGGAACTCGGCGAGATCGAGGCCGTGCTGCGCGGGCTGCCGGGCGTGGCCCAGGCCGTCGCCGACGTGACCGACTCCGTACTCGTCGCCTACCTCACCCCCGACGACGCCCCGGACCTGACCGCGCTGCGCGCACTGTGCGGCGACCGGCTACCCGGGTACATGATCCCCACCCGGGTGGTCCGGCTGGCCGCCCTGCCCCTGAACACCTCGGGCAAGGTTGACCTCGCCGCGCTGCGCTCGCACGCGTCCGCGCCGGTCACCGGCGACCGCGCGCCCGGCACGCCCCTGGAACACGCGGTCGCCCGGGCCTGGTCGCGGGTCCTCGGCGTCGCCGCACCCGGCCTCGACGACGACTTCTTCGCCTCCGGCGGGCACTCGCTGCTGGCCATGCGACTCGTCGAGGCGGTCCGCGCCGACCCCGGCCGCGCCGTCACCGTCGAGGACGTCTTCGTCGGCCGCACCCTCGGCGGCCTGGCCGACCGGGCGGAGAAGGCCGCCGCGCACGTCGACCTGCCTGTCCGGCCCGGGCAGCCGCCGGCCATGTCGGGCGCGCAGCGCCGGGTGTGGTTCGTCGACCGCCTCGCCGGGGACACCCCCGCATACAACATCGCCTTCGCCGAACGGCTGCACGGCCCGGTCGACCCAGCCGCACTCGGCCGGGCGCTGCGCGCCGTGACCGCGCGGCACGAGGTGCTGCGCTGGCGGTTCCCCGACACGGCCGGCGCGCCGTACGTGGCCGTCGACCCCGTCGGGCCCGCCGTCCCCGTGCCCGTCGACGACGCGCCCGACCCCGAGCGGTGGCTGCGCGACCAGGCGTTGCGGCACTTCGACCTCGCGAACGACGCGCTGTGGCGGGTCCGGCTGCTCCGGATCGGCGACGACGGGTACCTGCTCGCCCTCACCGTGCACCACACCGTGTTCGACGGGTGGTCCCAGCAGCTGTTCTACCGGGATCTGGCTGCGGCGTACGCCGCCGAACTCGCCGGCGACGCACCGCAACTCGGCGCCCTGCCGGCCACGTTCGCCGACTACGTCGCCTGGCAGGCCGAACGCGAACGGTCCGACGCCGAACTGGACTGGTGGACGGCCCGGCTGGCCGGCGCGCCGACAGTGCTCGACCTGCCCCGAGACCTGCCCCGACCGGCCGTGCAGACATTCCGCGGCGCCGGAACGCGCGCCCCGCTGGACGCCACCGGCACCGTCCGGGCCCTCGCGGCGCGGCTCGGCACGACGCCGTACGTGGTGCTGCTGGCGGCGTTCGCCCAGCTGCTGCGCCGGCTCACCGGGGAGAAGGACCTGATCATCGGGGTACCGGTCGCCGACCGCGGCCACCCGGCCTTCGAGCCCATGATCGGCTTCTGTGTGGACACCGTGCCGCTCCGGCTCACGGTGGACGACACGGCAGACTTCGCCGGGCACGTGCGCGCCTGCGCCGAGACCCTGACCGCGGCCCTCGCCCGGGCCGCCACCCCGCTGGAACGGATCGTCACCGCCCTCGGGGTCGAGCGCGACCTGACCCGCAACCCGCTCGTGCAGGTTCTGTTCAACATGTACAACTTCGCCCAGCCGCGCCTGGAACTGCCCGGCGTCACGGCCGAACCGGTGCCGGCCGGGTTGCCCGGGTCGCTGTTCGACCTCACCTTGTACCTGTCCGAGAACGCCGACGGGTGGGACCTGCAGGCGGTGTACAACCCCGATCTGTACCACGCCGGGCGGATCGGGGCCCTGCTCGACAGCTACACCCGACTGGTCGGCGACCTGGTCGGGACGCCGGGGGCACCGGTGGGGACCGCCTCGACACGGGGCTCCGGAGCGCTCGTGCGGGACGCCTCGACCCAGGGCACCGGCGCGGTCGCGCTGCCCGATCCGGCCGATCCGTTGCCGCGCTGGGACGGGCCCGGAATCGTCGAGCGGATCGCCGCCGTGGCCGAGGCGCACCCCGACGCGGTCGCCGTCACGGGTGCAGGCGGCGGTCTCGACTACCGGCGGCTGGTGGACCTGCAACGGGCCACCACCGCGGCGGTCACGGCCGCCGGGATCGCGCCGGGGCAGGCCGTCGGCGTCCTCGCGACCCGCGACGTCCAGCTGCCGGGGCTGCTGCTCGGGGTACTGGCCAGCGGCGCGCGGTGGGCGGTGCTCGACGCGACCCTGCCGGCGGCCCGGCTGGCCGCGCAGGTCCGGGCCGCCGGATGCGTGGCACTGCTGGCCTGCCCCGGCGTCACGCCCCCGGCGGAACTCGCCGCGCTGCCGCTGCTGGCTGTCGACGCCGCAGCGGTCGGGTCCGGCGTGGAGGCCGACGGGCGCGGCTACCTGTCCTTCACCTCCGGCACGACCGGCGAGCCCAAGGCGGTGCTCACCGGGGAACGGCCCCTGGCGCACTTCCTGGACTGGTACCCGTCGCATTTCGGTCTGGGTCGTGACGACCGGTTCGCGCTGCTCGCCGGCCTCGGGCACGACCCGCTGCTGCGCGACGTGTTCACGCCCCTGGTCCTGGGCGCGACCCTGCACGTGCCGCCCGGCGACCTGCCCCGCGACCCCGTCCGCCTGGCCGCGTGGCTCGCCGCCGAGGGCGTCACCGTCGCACACCTCACCCCGCAGCTGGCCCGGGTCCTCGCGGCGGTGCCCGGCGCGTCCGCCCCGGCGCTGCGACTCATCGCGTGCGGCGGCGACCAGCTGACCTACGGCGACGTCGCCCGGCTGCGCGGGTACGCCCCCGCCGCCCGGGTCGTCAACCTGTATGGCACGACGGAGACCCCGCAGGCCCAGGCCCACCACCAGCCGACCGCCGGACACCCCGCCACCGGCCCGGTGCCGGTCGGCCGGGGCATCGACGGCGTCGCGCTGCTGGTCCTCGGGCCGGCCGGGCAGCCGGCCGGCATCGGGGAACTCGGCGAGGTCGTCATCCGCAGCCGCCACCTCGCGACCGGATACGTCACCGCCGGGGAACTCGACGACGACCGGAGCCGGTCGCGCTTCACCCCGACCCGGCCCAGCGACGCGGAGGACCGCATGTACCAGACGGGTGACCTGGGCCGCTACGGACCCGACGGCGAGGTGGTCCTCGCCGGCCGCGACGACGACCAGGTCAAGATCCGCGGCTACCGCCTCGAACTCGGCGAGGTCGAGGCGGCCCTGCTGGCGCACCCCAACGTCCGCACCGCCGCGGTGGTCGCGGAGACCGAGCAGGGCGAACTCGTGCTGCGCGGCTACGCCGTCCCCACCGCCGCCGGCCTGACCGTCGAGGCGCTCCGCGCGCACCTCGGCACCCTGCTGCCCGGGCACGCGGTCCCGGCGACGGTGACCCTGCTGCCGGCCCTGCCGCTCACCCCGAACGGCAAGGTCGACCGGTCGGCGCTGCCCCGGCCCACGTCCCGGCCGGCGGCCAGCGTGGCCGACGCGCCGGCCACGGCCACCGAACGCCTCATCGCCGGCACCTGGTGCGAGGTGCTGGGCCTGCCCCGGGTCGGCACGGCCGACAACTTCTTCGAGATCGGCGGCCACTCCCTCGCCATCGCCGCCGTCCAGGCCCGGCTCACCACGCTGCTAGAACGCGACGTCGACATCCTCGACCTGTTCCGGCACCCGAACATCCGGGCGCTCGGCGCCCACCTCGACGGCACCACCCGTACACCGGGCCTGGACCGCGCGGCGCAACGTGTCGCCGCGCGCCGGGACCGTACCCGTCGCACAACCACGGTCCGAGCGGCCGGGGACGAGAAAGGCCGTGACGCATGA
- a CDS encoding thioesterase domain-containing protein produces the protein MTGARMFVAAVRPDADVLLFCLPYAGGGAGAFHPWRTAFPAGVDVQPVQLPGRENRIAEPAHFTPEDVAVAIADRADRPYAIYGHSMGARLGFEVIRCLRRTGARLPSRFYVGGSRPPDLEESLVRIVDLPDDGFVRGLEALGGTPPGALDVPELRELLLPLLRADFGWIDGYRYHDEDPLPVPIVGFAGQADPSVTPDLMAGWERHTGAGFRLHTVPGDHFFLVGDLARVTAAISEDLLGAVAPAGPPVTSDPATPAPPATHRIPLPGTDWTVWRQALLRTTGFPADGLDRLGSPALAAAADAHLDGGLDADGYAHAYEAAAAQVSEQIWAIATDPLFREAVTWQNRNALYALDGIAHQGPVAPRNSKRRQREEMVAQYWQRYCAKNETVGFFGPTTWIDLDPQGPAASAEPGPGLVRERRVFFEHWALSAFAAAVTADPRARRWLVPSVSPQLVLDGRHLVRVAQAPLHLTPAEAALLAECDGRRPAIEVARAACGVAGSPLRTPEDALILLGQLAERALVRWDVDLPMRMNAEDVLAERLALIGEPDLRDQALAGLARLRAARDAVEAAGGDPAAVQAALTALNATFVELTGQEAERRAGQMYAGRTLVVEECVRDLEAGIGGAVLEAMAGPFGILLQAARWLTVATAEAYLAVLGDFYQELARDLGTRDVPFGQLWYLAQGIFFGRGDRPVDEVAEEFTRRWSDLFRLDRFGDDTKAVALTSAELADLVREVFPADRPAWAAARVHSPDLHVCATSVEALARGEFTLVLGEIHAAWATLDAGLFLVGCTQVEELRAATLADVGPGRVLPLYPLDWPRYTSRLSGALDNDTDFQLGILPGPGADPDRLIPVTALTVSERDGDLVVHGRGQRWPLIEMFAELIGIHTQGAFKLVAATGHTPRITVDRMVLARETWRTTIAGTGLADVRGEQAQYLAARRWRAATGLPETVFVSIATETKPCYVDLGSPVYVTIFCSMLRAARLSHGDDVRVTITEMLPTPDEAWVPDAAGQRYFSEIRVQVCDPEPADTGRRP, from the coding sequence ATGACGGGGGCCCGGATGTTCGTCGCGGCCGTGCGGCCGGACGCCGACGTGCTGCTGTTCTGCCTGCCGTACGCCGGCGGCGGAGCCGGCGCGTTCCACCCGTGGCGCACCGCCTTCCCCGCCGGGGTCGACGTGCAGCCCGTCCAGTTGCCGGGCCGGGAGAACCGGATCGCCGAACCGGCGCACTTCACGCCGGAGGACGTCGCCGTGGCGATCGCCGACCGGGCCGACCGGCCGTACGCGATCTACGGGCACAGCATGGGCGCCCGGCTCGGCTTCGAGGTGATCCGGTGCCTGCGCCGCACCGGGGCCCGGCTGCCCAGCCGGTTCTACGTCGGCGGCTCCCGCCCGCCGGACCTCGAGGAGTCCCTCGTCCGCATCGTCGACCTGCCCGACGACGGGTTCGTCCGCGGCCTGGAGGCGCTCGGCGGCACCCCGCCCGGCGCCCTCGACGTGCCGGAGCTGCGCGAGCTGCTCCTCCCCCTGCTGCGGGCCGACTTCGGCTGGATCGACGGGTACCGCTACCACGACGAGGACCCGCTGCCGGTACCGATCGTCGGGTTCGCCGGCCAGGCCGACCCCTCGGTCACCCCGGACCTGATGGCCGGATGGGAGCGGCACACCGGGGCCGGCTTCCGACTGCACACCGTGCCCGGCGACCACTTCTTCCTGGTGGGCGACCTGGCACGGGTGACGGCGGCGATCAGCGAGGACCTGCTCGGCGCGGTGGCCCCGGCCGGGCCCCCGGTCACCAGTGACCCGGCCACGCCGGCACCGCCCGCCACGCACCGGATCCCCCTGCCCGGCACCGACTGGACCGTGTGGCGGCAGGCCCTGCTGCGCACCACGGGCTTCCCCGCCGACGGGCTCGACCGGCTCGGCTCGCCCGCACTCGCCGCCGCCGCCGACGCGCACCTCGACGGCGGGCTCGACGCCGACGGGTACGCGCACGCCTACGAGGCCGCCGCCGCCCAGGTCAGCGAACAGATCTGGGCGATCGCCACCGACCCGCTGTTCCGTGAGGCCGTGACCTGGCAGAACCGCAACGCGCTGTACGCACTCGACGGCATCGCCCACCAGGGCCCGGTCGCCCCGCGCAACTCCAAACGCCGCCAGCGCGAGGAGATGGTCGCCCAGTACTGGCAGCGCTACTGCGCCAAGAACGAGACGGTCGGCTTCTTCGGCCCCACCACCTGGATCGACCTCGACCCGCAGGGACCCGCCGCGTCCGCCGAGCCCGGGCCGGGGCTGGTCCGGGAGCGCCGGGTGTTCTTCGAGCACTGGGCGCTGTCCGCCTTCGCCGCGGCGGTCACCGCCGACCCGAGGGCCCGGCGGTGGCTGGTGCCGTCCGTGTCGCCGCAGCTCGTGCTCGACGGACGCCACCTGGTCCGGGTCGCCCAGGCCCCACTGCACCTGACCCCCGCCGAGGCGGCGCTGCTGGCCGAGTGCGACGGGCGGCGGCCGGCGATCGAGGTCGCTCGGGCGGCCTGCGGGGTCGCGGGCTCGCCGCTGCGTACCCCCGAAGACGCTCTGATCTTGTTGGGGCAGCTCGCCGAGCGTGCCCTGGTGCGGTGGGACGTCGACCTGCCGATGCGGATGAACGCCGAGGACGTGCTCGCCGAACGCCTCGCGCTGATCGGCGAGCCGGACCTGCGCGACCAGGCTCTGGCCGGCCTGGCCCGGCTGCGGGCGGCCCGCGACGCCGTCGAGGCGGCCGGCGGCGATCCCGCAGCGGTGCAGGCGGCCCTGACCGCGCTGAACGCGACCTTCGTCGAACTCACCGGCCAGGAGGCCGAACGCCGCGCCGGACAGATGTACGCCGGCCGCACCCTCGTCGTCGAGGAGTGCGTGCGCGACCTGGAAGCCGGCATCGGCGGCGCCGTGCTGGAGGCGATGGCCGGGCCGTTCGGGATCCTGCTACAGGCCGCGCGCTGGCTGACCGTCGCGACCGCCGAGGCGTACCTGGCCGTGCTGGGCGACTTCTACCAGGAGCTGGCCCGCGACCTGGGCACACGCGACGTCCCCTTCGGCCAGCTGTGGTACCTGGCCCAGGGCATCTTCTTCGGCCGGGGCGACCGGCCCGTCGACGAGGTGGCCGAGGAGTTCACCCGGCGCTGGTCGGACCTCTTCCGGCTCGACCGGTTCGGCGACGACACGAAGGCCGTGGCGCTGACCAGCGCGGAGCTGGCCGATCTGGTCCGAGAGGTGTTTCCCGCCGACCGGCCCGCCTGGGCCGCCGCCCGGGTGCACAGCCCCGACCTGCACGTCTGCGCCACCAGCGTCGAGGCCCTGGCCCGGGGCGAGTTCACGCTCGTGCTCGGCGAGATCCACGCCGCCTGGGCGACCCTGGACGCCGGATTGTTCCTGGTCGGTTGCACCCAGGTTGAGGAGCTGCGCGCGGCGACCCTCGCCGACGTCGGCCCCGGCCGGGTGCTGCCGCTGTACCCGCTGGACTGGCCGCGCTACACGTCCCGGCTGTCCGGCGCACTGGACAACGACACCGACTTCCAGCTGGGCATCCTGCCCGGACCGGGCGCGGACCCCGACCGGCTCATCCCGGTGACGGCGCTGACCGTGTCCGAACGCGACGGCGACCTCGTCGTGCACGGCCGGGGCCAGCGCTGGCCGCTGATCGAGATGTTCGCCGAGCTGATCGGCATCCACACCCAGGGCGCGTTCAAGCTGGTCGCGGCCACCGGGCACACGCCGCGGATCACCGTCGACCGGATGGTGCTGGCTCGCGAGACCTGGCGGACCACCATCGCCGGCACCGGACTGGCCGACGTGCGCGGCGAGCAGGCGCAGTACCTGGCCGCCCGGCGCTGGCGGGCCGCGACCGGACTGCCGGAGACCGTGTTCGTCTCGATCGCCACCGAGACCAAGCCCTGCTACGTGGACCTGGGCAGCCCGGTGTACGTCACCATCTTCTGCTCGATGCTGCGCGCCGCCCGGCTCAGCCACGGCGACGACGTGCGGGTGACCATCACCGAGATGCTGCCCACCCCCGACGAGGCGTGGGTGCCCGACGCCGCCGGTCAGCGGTACTTCTCCGAGATCCGGGTCCAGGTGTGCGACCCGGAGCCCGCCGACACCGGGCGGCGGCCGTGA